In a single window of the Rhizobium tropici CIAT 899 genome:
- a CDS encoding invasion associated locus B family protein: MAGKATIGASNSGALQERYGDWILTIVNQGTADLARLSYAISYTLYDLQTNTPVLSIELTPGGRSLRGMLALPQGLYLRSVGLPPGGKAAPGLASPFATAFPRGCLVELNLNKAMLAGLRRRRNLTVTLAAADTDREVSYVISLHGFAEALNRALSIVDPYAARADPGPGMTLQ, encoded by the coding sequence ATGGCCGGCAAGGCGACCATCGGCGCTTCAAATTCAGGCGCGTTGCAGGAGCGTTACGGCGACTGGATCCTTACCATCGTCAATCAGGGTACTGCCGATCTTGCCCGGCTATCTTATGCTATTTCATACACGCTGTATGATCTGCAGACGAACACGCCGGTACTGTCGATTGAACTTACTCCAGGGGGCAGGAGTCTCCGGGGCATGTTGGCTCTACCGCAGGGACTCTATCTGCGCAGCGTCGGGCTACCACCAGGCGGCAAGGCCGCTCCCGGTCTGGCCTCGCCATTCGCCACCGCTTTCCCACGTGGCTGTCTTGTCGAGCTGAACCTAAATAAAGCCATGCTTGCCGGTCTGCGGCGCCGGCGCAATCTCACTGTGACGTTGGCTGCAGCCGATACTGATCGCGAGGTGAGTTATGTCATCTCGCTTCATGGGTTTGCCGAAGCTCTCAACCGGGCGCTCTCCATCGTCGATCCTTACGCAGCGAGAGCAGACCCCGGGCCAGGCATGACCCTTCAGTAG
- a CDS encoding GntR family transcriptional regulator, whose product MRSENLFKRQFNEFLRHVQSVGHGHPLGSEREIGRTLGTSRTTVRKCLAAAKESGLISRDGAVLRQVEPSELYCEAETIPPTLMVERAFLTWILQSDSGPGQTINALQLARQFGVSSTTIREFLQSFRHFGLMEREAGGKWVFRGMTLEFANELSDIREIFELRSVMRFAELDDGDPSWNELRRLRGEHLKLLETIETDYHRFSLLDEQLHRLINSASSNRFVTEFYHVISLIFFYHYQWNKKDERSRNEAAVYQHLDYIDAILSRDQKKISQTCTAHLSEARRTLLASITREARLENSSVLPDPAY is encoded by the coding sequence ATGCGTTCTGAAAACCTCTTCAAACGGCAGTTCAACGAATTCCTGCGCCACGTGCAATCGGTCGGCCATGGACACCCGCTTGGCTCGGAACGCGAGATCGGTCGAACGCTTGGCACCAGCAGAACGACTGTCCGCAAGTGCCTTGCTGCGGCTAAGGAGAGCGGCCTGATTTCCAGGGACGGCGCAGTCCTGCGGCAGGTAGAACCATCAGAGCTCTATTGCGAAGCCGAAACCATCCCGCCGACATTGATGGTCGAACGCGCTTTCCTGACATGGATTCTCCAATCCGATAGCGGACCGGGTCAGACCATCAACGCGCTTCAGCTCGCACGGCAATTCGGCGTGTCGTCGACAACGATCCGCGAATTTCTGCAGAGTTTCCGGCATTTTGGCCTGATGGAGCGCGAGGCCGGCGGCAAATGGGTCTTCCGCGGCATGACGCTGGAATTCGCCAACGAGCTTTCCGATATCCGCGAAATTTTCGAACTGCGATCCGTCATGCGCTTTGCGGAACTCGATGACGGCGATCCGAGCTGGAACGAACTGCGCAGATTGCGCGGCGAACATCTCAAGTTGCTGGAGACGATCGAGACCGACTATCACCGGTTCTCGCTCCTGGACGAGCAGTTGCATCGTTTGATCAACAGCGCTTCCAGCAACCGCTTCGTCACCGAATTTTATCACGTCATCTCGCTGATTTTCTTCTATCATTATCAATGGAACAAGAAAGACGAGCGCAGCCGGAACGAAGCGGCGGTGTATCAGCATTTGGATTATATCGACGCGATTCTCTCAAGGGATCAGAAGAAAATCAGCCAGACGTGTACGGCACATCTTAGTGAGGCGCGCCGGACATTGCTTGCAAGCATCACCCGAGAAGCTAGACTTGAGAATTCGAGCGTGCTGCCAGACCCGGCCTACTGA
- a CDS encoding zinc-binding alcohol dehydrogenase family protein encodes MKALLIESEGISRFTDVARPQLGEGDVRISIRHVGICGSDLNTFRGLNPLVQLPRIPGHEIGGEIVETGAGVPPTYRRGQRVIVLPYTSCGTCSSCRKGRVNACRYNRTLGVQQDGGLAEEIVLPAEKLILNDTLEPRFLALVEPLSVGFHAVARGRVSASDRIVVLGCGMIGMGVVIGAVARGAEVIAVDLSPEKTALAKQFGARYTIDAGTEDVVARIVELTDDQGVDVAFEAVGLPETFRQAIDLAGFCGRVVYVGYAKAPVSYQTQMFNLKELDIMGSRNATRSDFDAVIAYLETIGDRAASLISKVIPFADAESALPFWDKNRDVLKVVVER; translated from the coding sequence GTGAAAGCCCTGTTGATCGAAAGTGAAGGCATCAGCCGTTTCACCGATGTCGCTCGCCCGCAGCTCGGGGAGGGCGATGTCCGTATTTCCATCCGCCATGTCGGCATCTGCGGGAGTGATCTCAACACGTTTCGAGGCCTCAATCCCCTGGTGCAATTGCCGCGCATTCCTGGGCACGAGATCGGCGGCGAGATTGTCGAGACCGGGGCGGGTGTTCCGCCTACCTATCGACGCGGGCAGCGCGTTATCGTGCTTCCCTATACCAGTTGCGGCACGTGCTCCTCCTGCCGCAAGGGGCGCGTGAATGCCTGCCGCTACAATCGTACGCTCGGTGTCCAGCAGGATGGCGGGCTTGCCGAAGAGATCGTTCTTCCGGCGGAGAAGCTGATTCTCAATGATACCCTTGAGCCGCGCTTTCTCGCCTTGGTCGAACCGCTGTCGGTAGGCTTCCACGCAGTGGCGCGCGGCCGCGTGTCGGCGAGCGATCGCATCGTCGTATTGGGCTGCGGGATGATCGGCATGGGCGTCGTGATCGGAGCCGTTGCTCGCGGAGCCGAGGTGATTGCCGTCGACCTGAGCCCGGAAAAGACCGCGCTGGCAAAACAGTTCGGAGCCCGCTACACAATCGATGCCGGCACGGAAGATGTCGTTGCGCGCATTGTCGAGCTGACGGATGATCAGGGCGTCGATGTGGCCTTCGAGGCAGTCGGTCTTCCTGAAACTTTTCGTCAGGCCATCGACCTGGCCGGCTTTTGCGGCCGCGTCGTCTATGTCGGCTACGCCAAGGCGCCCGTTAGCTATCAGACGCAGATGTTCAATCTCAAGGAACTCGATATCATGGGGTCGCGCAACGCAACCAGGTCTGATTTCGATGCCGTCATCGCTTATCTCGAGACGATCGGCGATCGTGCTGCCTCGCTCATTTCCAAGGTCATACCCTTCGCAGATGCCGAGAGCGCATTGCCCTTT